A part of Aegilops tauschii subsp. strangulata cultivar AL8/78 chromosome 2, Aet v6.0, whole genome shotgun sequence genomic DNA contains:
- the LOC109733444 gene encoding protein NRT1/ PTR FAMILY 2.9-like, which produces MDAANANLPQQEEQDHGNGISIEKTTDSSALDAGHGEPVHNYRGWKAMPYVIGNETFEKLGTIGTLSNLLVYLTTVYHMKSVNAATLLNFFTGSCNLATVLGAFVSDTYVGRYTTLAAATIASFVGMVLLTLTAALHSLHPPACILKGQCEGPAPSQLVVLLASFFFLVVGAGGIRPCNLAFGADQFDPHTADGRRGITSFFNWYYFTYTIAMMLSATVIIYLQSDVNWALGLAVPAVLMGLSCAVFFMGTRLYVRISPEGSPFTSFTQVLVASFRKRHLRQTRNTVELFDPPHRSKLVAKLAYTDQFTCLDKAAMQTTEDVVSSDGKTLADPWRLCTMQQVEEVKCLARVIPVWSSGIVYFVVITQLGTYIVFQAEQTDRRISNSVSFKIPEGSFVIFQMLALTIWIPVYDRLVVPALRRFTKREGGITQLQRIGIGLVLSVVTMLVSAAVEHRRRKTAMMSCFWLVPQQLLVGLSEAFTVVGLTEFYYRQFPENMKSVAGALFFLGVAVASFASGLMVALVHRVTRRRDGRPDWLAQDLDEGRVDLFYLVTAAIAAANLVYFVACARWFTFKKSADGAHPSDAIELDEGPNKAACGGPI; this is translated from the exons ATGGACGCCGCTAACGCTAATCTGCCGCAGCAGGAGGAGCAGGATCACGGCAATGGCATCAGCATAGAGAAGACGACTGACTCATCGGCGCTTGACGCCGGCCATGGCGAGCCCGTCCACAACTACCGCGGATGGAAGGCCATGCCTTATGTCATAG GGAACGAGACTTTTGAGAAGCTTGGCACGATTGGGACACTATCGAACTTGCTTGTGTACCTGACAACGGTGTACCACATGAAGAGCGTCAATGCCGCCACCCTCCTCAACTTCTTCACCGGCAGCTGCAACCTCGCCACCGTCCTGGGCGCCTTCGTCAGCGACACCTACGTCGGCCGCTACACCACCTTGGCGGCCGCCACCATAGCCTCCTTCGTCGGCATGGTCCTGCTCACCCTCACTGCCGCACTCCACTCCCTCCACCCTCCTGCCTGCATCTTGAAAGGCCAATGTGAGGGCCCCGCCCCCTCCCAGCTTGTTGTGCTCCTTGcgtccttcttcttcctcgttgtCGGCGCCGGCGGCATCCGCCCATGCAACTTGGCATTCGGAGCCGACCAGTTTGATCCACACACCGCCGATGGACGTCGTGGCATCACTAGCTTCTTCAATTGGTACTACTTCACCTACACCATCGCCATGATGCTCTCTGCTACTGTCATCATCTACCTCCAGAGCGATGTCAATTGGGCGTTGGGCCTCGCCGTGCCGGCAGTGCTCATGGGCCTGTCATGCGCCGTCTTCTTCATGGGCACACGCCTCTACGTCCGCATCAGCCCCGAGGGCAGCCCATTCACCAGCTTCACACAGGTCCTCGTTGCTTCCTTCCGCAAGCGCCACCTCCGACAAACTCGCAACACTGTCGAGCTATTTGACCCGCCGCACAGGAGCAAGCTCGTCGCCAAGCTGGCATACACTGACCAGTTCACGTGCCTCGACAAGGCGGCCATGCAGACCACCGAGGACGTGGTCAGCTCCGATGGGAAGACGTTGGCAGACCCGTGGCGGTTGTGCACGATGCAACAGGTGGAGGAGGTGAAGTGCCTAGCGCGCGTCATCCCGGTATGGTCATCGGGAATTGTATACTTCGTGGTGATCACCCAGCTAGGCACCTACATCGTGTTCCAGGCGGAGCAGACCGATCGCCGGATTAGCAACTCCGTCAGCTTCAAGATCCCCGAGGGCTCCTTCGTCATCTTCCAGATGCTCGCCCTCACGATCTGGATCCCAGTGTACGATCGGTTGGTGGTGCCGGCGCTCCGCCGCTTCACTAAGCGCGAAGGCGGCATCACCCAGCTCCAGCGGATCGGCATTGGGTTGGTGCTCTCTGTGGTGACGATGCTGGTGTCTGCAGCGGTGGAGCATCGCCGGCGCAAGACGGCCATGATGTCGTGCTTCTGGCTGGTACCACAGCAGCTGTTGGTAGGGCTGTCGGAGGCATTCACGGTCGTCGGGCTGACTGAGTTCTACTATAGGCAGTTCCCAGAGAACATGAAGAGCGTGGCGGGGGCGCTCTTCTTCCTGGGTGTCGCGGTGGCGAGCTTTGCCAGCGGGCTCATGGTGGCACTGGTGCACCGGGTGACCAGGAGACGGGACGGGCGGCCGGACTGGCTGGCGCAGGACCTAGACGAGGGAAGGGTTGACTTGTTCTACCTCGTCACCGCTGCCATCGCCGCCGCCAACCTCGTCTACTTCgtggcctgcgcacggtggttcACGTTCAAGAAGTCCGCCGACGGCGCCCATCCTAGCGATGCCATCGAGCTTGAcgaaggcccaaacaaggctgcATGCGGTGGCCCCATTTAG